A region of Flavobacterium indicum GPTSA100-9 = DSM 17447 DNA encodes the following proteins:
- a CDS encoding TPM domain-containing protein, with product MSKTEDFLTKTEEQEIVEAIVKAEQNTSGEIRVHIEENNSKPPLERAQEVFYELGMDATQFKNGVLFYICMQTRSFAIIGDEGIHNVVEDDFWDCTKDVVISQFKRGKFKQGLVEGILRAGERLKKHFPYDAETDTNELSNEISRK from the coding sequence ATGTCAAAAACAGAGGATTTTTTAACCAAAACAGAAGAACAAGAAATTGTTGAAGCTATAGTTAAAGCTGAACAAAACACTTCAGGGGAAATCCGTGTACATATTGAAGAAAACAATTCAAAACCTCCACTCGAAAGAGCTCAGGAGGTTTTTTATGAATTGGGCATGGACGCCACTCAATTTAAAAATGGAGTCTTGTTTTACATTTGTATGCAAACCAGAAGCTTTGCTATAATTGGAGATGAAGGTATTCATAATGTAGTTGAAGATGATTTTTGGGATTGTACTAAAGATGTGGTTATTTCTCAGTTTAAAAGAGGAAAATTTAAACAAGGTTTAGTAGAAGGCATATTACGTGCTGGTGAACGATTAAAAAAACACTTCCCCTATGATGCCGAAACAGATACGAATGAATTGTCAAATGAAATATCTAGAAAATAA
- a CDS encoding TPM domain-containing protein yields MKYLENNMEVFVSRLKWNFSLVQFLFLFSTILSFGQFTIPEKPSFQTSVYDYAKVLSATEAKQLEQKLINYSDSTSTQMVFISIEDLKGEDIGILAPKWGHEWGIGQEKEDNGLLILLSKKDRKIWIAPGYGVEEKLTAGINGEIIRNIIIPEFKAGSYYRGLDKGTDAIFQILKGKYKGERKENGPGILPILLIIIFIIIFIVISSKNKGNGNSGGFGGGPDLGDIIILSRMGRGGGFGSGGFGGGSSSGGFGGGFGGGGFSGGGAGGSW; encoded by the coding sequence ATGAAATATCTAGAAAATAACATGGAAGTATTTGTATCACGTTTAAAATGGAACTTTTCTTTAGTTCAATTTTTATTTTTATTTTCTACGATACTTTCTTTTGGCCAATTTACCATACCAGAAAAACCTAGTTTTCAAACTTCTGTATATGATTATGCGAAAGTTTTAAGTGCTACTGAAGCCAAACAACTAGAACAAAAGCTAATTAATTATTCAGATAGTACTTCAACCCAAATGGTTTTTATTTCTATTGAAGACTTAAAAGGTGAAGATATTGGAATTTTAGCTCCCAAATGGGGTCACGAATGGGGTATTGGTCAGGAAAAAGAAGACAATGGACTTTTAATTTTACTTTCTAAAAAAGATAGAAAAATTTGGATTGCACCCGGTTATGGTGTAGAAGAAAAATTAACAGCCGGAATTAATGGAGAAATCATCAGAAACATTATAATTCCAGAATTTAAAGCCGGAAGTTATTACAGAGGTTTGGACAAAGGAACGGATGCGATTTTTCAAATTTTAAAAGGTAAATACAAAGGAGAACGAAAAGAAAACGGTCCTGGAATTTTACCCATCCTTTTAATCATTATTTTCATTATCATTTTTATTGTCATATCATCAAAAAACAAAGGGAATGGAAACAGCGGTGGTTTTGGAGGCGGACCTGATTTAGGAGATATTATTATCTTGAGCCGAATGGGTCGTGGCGGCGGATTTGGCAGTGGCGGCTTTGGTGGAGGTTCTTCATCAGGTGGCTTTGGCGGAGGCTTTGGCGGCGGAGGCTTCTCTGGAGGTGGCGCTGGTGGAAGTTGGTAA
- a CDS encoding YfdX family protein — translation MILFNEKLEKKIFFILLLFPTLINSQIIGSRKLNEINLLFLKVDFSAKYTKAEITHRNGTKEIGYIYGFIQNKALSFNFKNAFSSNPIDALNLSDKSFSFKKELDQKEINLTSDEIIEVKIIEDGVNFGHYKLMDLATVNLDGTIKDLKKKAWLPFYSQDIINVFSYDIYEETEGANGNPSGHFEKVATMIYLNNPKDNFAINVMDYNFTDIFSKTKLLNKWSGGLIEVFKNCPEFVKQNVIEKNIWNFDSNYFDIEELEKTRKKEIKSNKTIKNDEKNILLNNLDSEIQITPYLRMIADYKKMCH, via the coding sequence ATGATTCTATTTAATGAAAAGTTAGAAAAAAAAATTTTTTTTATCCTATTACTTTTTCCAACACTTATTAACTCTCAAATAATAGGCTCTAGAAAATTAAATGAAATTAATTTATTATTTTTAAAAGTTGATTTTTCCGCAAAATATACCAAAGCTGAAATTACACATCGAAATGGCACCAAAGAAATTGGATACATTTATGGTTTCATCCAAAATAAAGCTTTAAGTTTCAATTTTAAAAATGCATTTTCATCGAATCCCATTGATGCTTTGAATTTATCAGACAAATCATTTAGTTTTAAAAAAGAACTAGATCAAAAAGAAATCAATCTAACTAGTGATGAAATCATTGAAGTAAAAATTATTGAAGACGGGGTTAATTTCGGTCATTACAAACTTATGGATTTAGCAACTGTAAATTTAGACGGAACGATAAAAGATTTGAAAAAGAAAGCCTGGTTACCATTCTATTCACAAGATATCATCAATGTTTTCTCCTATGACATATATGAAGAAACAGAAGGAGCAAACGGTAATCCATCTGGGCATTTTGAAAAAGTTGCAACTATGATTTATTTGAATAATCCTAAAGATAATTTTGCTATAAATGTCATGGATTATAATTTTACTGATATTTTTAGCAAGACAAAGTTACTTAACAAATGGTCAGGAGGTTTAATTGAAGTTTTCAAAAACTGCCCTGAATTTGTAAAACAAAATGTAATTGAAAAAAATATTTGGAACTTTGATTCGAACTATTTCGATATTGAAGAACTAGAAAAAACAAGAAAGAAAGAGATCAAGAGTAACAAAACAATCAAAAATGATGAAAAAAACATATTGTTAAATAATTTAGATTCTGAAATTCAAATTACTCCTTATTTAAGAATGATAGCAGATTACAAAAAGATGTGTCATTAA
- a CDS encoding outer membrane beta-barrel protein, translating into MSKNFLFALILLSSFFSFSQNQYTFKGKLVSKTTNVPLESATIYLTREKDSAVLEYTISNKKGEFELKVAPQNSATTLKISYIKLETFKKRFETIDSNIDLGSIELAEQDAQIEEVVVNVEAPPIRIKKDTLEFNAASFKLRPDANVESLLKQLPGVEIDADGKITVNGKEVNQILVNGKPFFDKDGKVALQNLPSTMINKVQVTDTKTKKEEKTGTNAASNNASINLTIDEKKNKGFFGKAMGGYGTDKRYESSGIINYFKNKTKVSVLASANNINSVGFSMDEVFDNMGGGRNGSKLWVNNDGSYWYNGQNFGSSNGITESNLIGANYSDEYFKKVDFSSSFFHSGTNNKNSNKTNRTNLLPTGTFTTNSNSDTETDTKYNNFDFTADVKIDSTFSIVFEPKISQNDRKNYSDSKSASYENGTLLNDFTSKNYTESTNKAFQNTTTLTKTFRKKGRSVSLVLDNENNSNEDRSKINSQTNFYQSTDPSDIRDQISKSKTKFDNYIATFEYLEPITDSLNVKLGTQFNHSYNQNVNETYDFDATTNAYSAQNDLLTAAYQSKTNELYTYAGVSMNKSKYNFNIELGTTSINNVNNSDYLGIATRLDKNFMLPKANFYGSYKFSKSKNIWFNYYLNYNVPSATQLLPIENLSNPLNTIIGNADLNINKTHSAYLSYRDYDYATRSGYGFWSGINYNESEVTSISVFDQNRKRNTTYVNVSGTNNAWFGIYWNKSIKKEKMNYRYELRLNNNFSYDKGFVNGDMFTSSTYSIGPNARFTYEWTDKITISPSYNFNKQFVNYNNYTLDKTNFYTHKLNVQITTFWPKKWTFGNDFGYNYNSNLGSGFKKDFYLWNTSLAYSFYKDKFLAKVKVYDLLNQNQSNRRTVSETAITDEENVVLKRYVMFSITYKIHMFDSKEKKEGRRFMMM; encoded by the coding sequence ATGTCTAAAAATTTTTTATTCGCTCTTATTTTATTAAGTTCATTTTTTTCCTTTTCTCAAAATCAATATACTTTTAAAGGTAAATTGGTTAGTAAAACAACAAATGTTCCTTTAGAATCAGCAACCATTTATTTAACTCGTGAAAAAGATTCTGCTGTATTAGAATATACAATTTCTAATAAAAAAGGAGAATTCGAGTTAAAAGTAGCACCTCAAAATTCGGCTACAACCTTGAAAATATCCTATATTAAATTAGAAACTTTTAAAAAGCGATTTGAAACAATTGATTCCAATATTGATTTAGGTTCCATTGAATTAGCAGAACAAGACGCACAAATTGAAGAAGTTGTGGTGAATGTGGAAGCACCACCAATCCGTATTAAAAAAGATACTTTAGAATTTAATGCCGCCTCTTTTAAATTAAGACCCGACGCTAATGTGGAATCATTATTGAAACAATTACCAGGTGTTGAAATTGATGCTGATGGTAAAATTACAGTGAATGGAAAAGAAGTCAACCAAATTTTAGTGAATGGTAAACCATTTTTTGATAAAGATGGTAAAGTAGCCTTGCAAAACTTGCCTTCCACCATGATTAATAAAGTCCAAGTTACGGATACAAAAACCAAAAAAGAAGAAAAAACCGGAACGAATGCTGCATCTAATAATGCCAGTATTAATTTAACCATTGACGAAAAAAAGAATAAAGGTTTCTTTGGAAAAGCAATGGGCGGATATGGTACGGATAAAAGGTATGAATCCAGTGGAATTATCAATTATTTTAAAAACAAAACAAAAGTAAGTGTATTAGCTTCTGCAAATAATATTAATTCAGTTGGGTTTTCAATGGATGAAGTATTTGATAATATGGGGGGCGGGAGAAACGGTTCCAAACTTTGGGTAAATAACGATGGGAGTTATTGGTATAATGGTCAAAATTTTGGCTCAAGTAATGGAATTACCGAGTCGAATTTAATTGGGGCTAATTATTCCGATGAATACTTTAAAAAAGTAGATTTTTCTAGTAGCTTTTTCCATTCGGGTACTAATAATAAAAATTCAAATAAAACAAATAGAACCAATTTATTACCTACGGGGACATTTACAACCAATTCCAATTCGGATACTGAAACCGATACCAAATACAATAATTTCGATTTCACTGCCGATGTAAAAATTGATTCTACTTTTTCAATCGTTTTTGAACCTAAAATAAGTCAAAACGACAGAAAGAATTATAGCGATTCTAAAAGTGCTTCTTATGAAAATGGAACGCTGTTAAATGATTTTACATCCAAAAATTATACTGAATCCACCAATAAAGCCTTTCAAAATACAACAACTTTAACTAAAACTTTTAGAAAAAAGGGGAGAAGTGTTTCGTTAGTTTTAGACAATGAAAATAATTCAAACGAAGATCGTTCAAAAATTAATTCTCAAACCAATTTTTATCAATCGACCGATCCTTCAGATATTCGAGATCAAATTAGCAAATCCAAAACTAAATTCGATAATTATATTGCAACTTTTGAATATTTAGAACCTATTACAGACTCGTTGAATGTGAAATTAGGAACACAATTCAATCATTCATATAACCAAAATGTCAATGAGACATACGATTTTGATGCTACAACTAATGCCTACTCAGCTCAAAATGATTTGTTAACGGCAGCCTATCAATCGAAAACCAATGAGTTGTACACTTATGCAGGTGTAAGTATGAATAAATCGAAATATAATTTCAATATTGAATTAGGTACCACTTCTATTAACAACGTCAATAATTCAGATTATTTAGGAATTGCCACTCGATTAGACAAAAATTTTATGCTCCCTAAAGCAAATTTTTATGGAAGTTATAAGTTTAGTAAATCAAAAAATATTTGGTTTAATTATTATTTGAATTATAATGTGCCAAGTGCTACACAACTATTACCTATTGAAAACTTATCCAATCCATTAAATACCATTATTGGGAATGCCGATTTAAATATCAATAAAACACATTCGGCTTATTTATCTTATCGCGATTATGATTATGCTACGCGTTCGGGTTACGGATTTTGGTCGGGTATTAATTATAACGAATCGGAAGTTACTTCTATTTCAGTATTTGATCAAAATAGAAAACGAAATACCACTTATGTTAATGTTAGTGGAACCAATAACGCTTGGTTTGGAATTTATTGGAATAAATCGATCAAAAAAGAAAAAATGAATTATAGATATGAATTGCGTTTAAATAATAATTTTAGTTATGATAAAGGCTTTGTAAATGGTGATATGTTTACGAGTTCTACTTATTCAATTGGACCAAATGCCCGATTTACATATGAATGGACGGATAAAATAACGATTTCTCCATCTTATAATTTTAATAAGCAGTTTGTAAATTATAATAATTATACCCTTGATAAAACCAATTTTTACACACATAAATTAAATGTACAAATAACCACTTTTTGGCCAAAAAAATGGACCTTTGGTAATGATTTTGGATACAATTATAATTCAAACTTAGGTTCTGGATTCAAGAAAGATTTCTATTTATGGAATACCAGTTTGGCGTATTCGTTTTATAAAGATAAATTCTTAGCAAAAGTAAAAGTATATGATTTATTGAATCAAAATCAAAGTAATCGAAGAACGGTTTCAGAAACAGCTATAACTGATGAAGAAAACGTGGTTTTAAAACGTTATGTCATGTTCTCTATAACCTATAAAATTCATATGTTTGACAGTAAAGAGAAAAAAGAAGGTAGACGTTTTATGATGATGTAA
- the der gene encoding ribosome biogenesis GTPase Der translates to MNNIVAIVGRPNVGKSTFFNRLIKRRDAIVDSVSGVTRDRNYGKSEWNGKEFSVIDTGGYIKGSDDIFEGEIRKQVELAIDEADAILFMVDVEEGITPMDEEVAKLLRKVTKPVILVVNKVDSAKRTNDALEFYNLGLGEYFAIGGMNGSGTGDLLDKLVEVLPELPEVEEEENPLPRFAVVGRPNAGKSSIINALIGEDRFVVTDIAGTTRDAIDTKYNRFGFEFNLVDTAGIRRKAKVKEDLEFYSVMRSVRAIEHADVCILVIDATRGFESQDQNIFWLAEKNRKGIVILVNKWDLIEKDTMTARDYERKIREEIAPFTDVPILFVSAKEKQRLLKALEAAVEVFENRKQRVATSKFNELMLPIIEAYPPPALKGKYIKIKYCMQLPTPTPQFVFFANLPQYVKDPYKRFIENKLREHYNFSGVPIDIYFRQK, encoded by the coding sequence ATGAATAATATTGTTGCCATAGTAGGAAGACCAAATGTGGGTAAATCCACTTTTTTTAATCGATTAATTAAACGTAGAGATGCCATAGTGGATTCTGTGAGTGGTGTAACTCGTGATAGAAATTATGGAAAAAGTGAATGGAATGGAAAAGAGTTTTCGGTTATTGATACGGGTGGTTACATTAAAGGCTCGGATGATATTTTTGAAGGAGAAATTCGTAAACAAGTCGAATTAGCCATTGATGAAGCAGATGCTATTTTATTTATGGTTGATGTGGAAGAAGGTATTACACCAATGGATGAAGAGGTCGCTAAATTACTACGTAAGGTTACTAAACCAGTAATTTTAGTAGTTAATAAAGTGGACAGCGCTAAGCGTACAAATGATGCCCTTGAATTTTATAATTTAGGATTAGGTGAATATTTTGCCATTGGTGGTATGAATGGTAGTGGAACGGGTGATTTACTTGATAAATTAGTGGAAGTATTACCTGAATTGCCTGAAGTAGAAGAGGAAGAAAATCCTTTACCTCGTTTTGCAGTTGTAGGAAGACCAAATGCGGGAAAATCATCTATTATCAATGCCTTAATTGGTGAAGATCGTTTTGTTGTAACGGATATTGCGGGTACAACTCGTGATGCCATTGATACCAAATACAACCGTTTTGGATTTGAATTTAACTTAGTGGATACAGCAGGAATAAGACGTAAAGCTAAAGTAAAAGAAGATTTAGAGTTTTATTCAGTTATGCGTTCAGTTCGTGCTATAGAACATGCGGATGTGTGTATTTTGGTTATTGATGCTACTCGTGGATTTGAAAGTCAAGATCAAAATATTTTTTGGTTAGCCGAAAAAAATAGAAAAGGTATTGTAATCTTAGTAAATAAATGGGATTTAATTGAAAAAGATACCATGACGGCAAGAGATTATGAACGTAAAATTAGAGAAGAAATTGCTCCTTTTACAGATGTGCCCATTTTATTTGTATCAGCTAAAGAAAAACAACGCTTATTAAAAGCATTAGAAGCAGCTGTTGAGGTTTTTGAAAATAGAAAACAACGGGTAGCTACTTCTAAATTCAACGAATTAATGCTCCCTATTATTGAAGCTTATCCACCACCAGCTTTAAAAGGTAAGTACATCAAAATTAAATATTGTATGCAATTACCAACACCAACACCTCAGTTTGTGTTTTTTGCTAATTTGCCTCAATACGTTAAAGATCCTTACAAACGATTTATTGAGAATAAATTGAGAGAGCATTACAATTTTAGTGGCGTACCAATTGATATTTATTTTAGACAAAAATAA
- the era gene encoding GTPase Era — translation MSHKAGFVNIIGNPNVGKSTLMNAMVGERLSIITSKAQTTRHRIFGIVNEEDYQIVFSDTPGIIKPAYELQSSMMDFVKTAFTDADILIYMVEVGEKELKDEAFFTKIIHAKVPVLLLLNKIDKSNQELLEEQVQLWKEKVPNAEIYPISALENFNVETVYNRIKELLPESPPFYPKDQLTDKTERFFVNETIREKILLNYDKEIPYSCEVETEEFKEEENIIRIKSVIMVERETQKGIIIGHKGAALKKVGMQAREDLEQFFAKKIHIELFVKINKDWRNSAYQLKRFGYNQK, via the coding sequence ATGTCACACAAAGCAGGTTTTGTAAATATAATTGGTAACCCAAATGTTGGAAAGTCAACGTTAATGAATGCCATGGTAGGCGAACGTTTGTCTATTATTACAAGTAAAGCACAAACTACACGTCACCGAATTTTTGGAATTGTAAACGAGGAGGATTATCAAATTGTATTTTCAGATACACCAGGAATCATCAAACCGGCTTATGAGTTGCAATCTTCGATGATGGATTTTGTAAAAACAGCCTTTACTGATGCTGACATATTAATTTATATGGTTGAAGTAGGCGAAAAGGAATTAAAAGATGAGGCTTTTTTTACTAAAATAATTCATGCAAAAGTTCCAGTTTTATTGCTTTTAAATAAAATTGATAAATCCAACCAAGAATTATTAGAAGAACAAGTGCAATTATGGAAAGAAAAAGTTCCTAATGCTGAAATTTATCCTATTTCTGCTTTGGAAAATTTTAATGTAGAAACGGTTTACAATAGAATTAAAGAGTTACTTCCCGAATCGCCACCTTTTTATCCTAAAGATCAATTAACTGATAAAACGGAGCGTTTTTTTGTGAATGAAACGATACGAGAAAAAATCCTTTTGAATTACGATAAAGAAATTCCCTATTCATGTGAAGTGGAAACAGAAGAGTTTAAAGAAGAAGAGAACATTATCCGAATTAAATCGGTTATTATGGTAGAGCGTGAAACACAAAAAGGAATCATTATTGGACATAAAGGAGCGGCTTTGAAAAAAGTGGGAATGCAAGCAAGGGAAGATTTAGAGCAGTTTTTTGCCAAAAAAATTCATATAGAACTTTTTGTGAAAATAAATAAAGATTGGCGAAATAGTGCCTATCAATTGAAACGATTTGGATACAATCAGAAATAA
- a CDS encoding response regulator, translating to MTSNYNILIVDDHPMTVDGYQSLLTLNKVVDNPVFRKTFNCEEAFKMLHMLKKSNEDLNFAIVDYNLPPYEKEKIMDGSGVAKLIRQLFPNCKLAMLTMHKETLLINNVFKTINPECFISKNDINFNTFPKIMKSVIEGDIYKSPTIVQVIQDYLKSNLSLDEFDIKIIMCLAEGKKTKDLPNYIDLSLSAIEKRKAFLKRELTGNKASDEALIQTAKNLKLI from the coding sequence ATGACTTCAAATTACAACATTTTAATAGTAGATGACCATCCAATGACAGTTGATGGTTATCAGAGTTTATTGACTTTGAATAAAGTAGTCGATAACCCCGTTTTTAGAAAGACCTTTAATTGTGAGGAAGCTTTTAAAATGTTGCATATGCTAAAAAAGTCTAATGAGGATTTAAATTTTGCAATTGTAGATTATAACTTACCGCCTTATGAAAAAGAGAAAATAATGGATGGGTCAGGTGTAGCGAAATTAATCAGGCAGTTGTTTCCTAATTGTAAATTAGCAATGTTAACTATGCATAAGGAAACGCTTTTAATTAATAATGTGTTTAAAACGATTAATCCCGAGTGCTTTATTTCTAAAAATGATATTAATTTTAACACATTTCCTAAAATAATGAAAAGTGTTATTGAAGGAGATATTTATAAAAGTCCCACAATTGTTCAGGTAATTCAAGATTATTTAAAATCTAATTTATCTTTAGATGAATTTGATATTAAAATAATAATGTGTTTGGCAGAAGGTAAAAAAACAAAAGACCTTCCTAATTATATTGATTTGTCTTTAAGTGCTATTGAAAAAAGAAAAGCATTTTTGAAAAGAGAATTAACTGGTAATAAAGCTAGCGATGAAGCTTTGATTCAGACGGCAAAGAATTTAAAATTAATTTAG
- a CDS encoding LytR/AlgR family response regulator transcription factor: MQYSYIIIDSENKVIEKKEFLNSFNELLCLGIYNDYDAAFNAILERKPDLIFFNFNEDIPISLLSELLNYSDNTPYVIGINAEERAAYQAIKHNISDFMLFPLKEAEIRKCILKFLKATKKKKLEKICVKTSGDYNFINLSDILFVKADNNTTDFYLNTGKIITGFKTMKHYESALPFYFFRIHNSYIVNINHISRINVSKSSVFLNNDHQIPYSRSHKDTIDIIIDKIEN, from the coding sequence GTGCAATACTCCTACATCATAATAGATTCAGAAAATAAAGTTATAGAAAAAAAAGAATTTTTAAACTCTTTTAACGAATTATTGTGCTTAGGAATTTACAATGATTATGATGCTGCTTTTAATGCTATTTTAGAAAGAAAGCCCGATTTAATTTTTTTCAATTTTAACGAAGATATTCCAATTTCATTATTGTCAGAATTATTAAATTACAGCGACAACACTCCTTATGTAATTGGCATTAATGCGGAAGAAAGAGCGGCTTATCAAGCAATTAAACATAACATTTCAGATTTTATGTTGTTTCCTTTAAAAGAAGCAGAAATTAGAAAGTGTATTTTAAAATTTTTAAAAGCAACAAAAAAAAAGAAATTAGAAAAAATATGCGTTAAAACGAGTGGCGATTACAATTTCATTAATTTAAGCGATATCTTATTTGTCAAAGCCGATAACAACACTACTGATTTTTACTTAAATACGGGCAAAATTATTACCGGATTTAAGACCATGAAACATTATGAAAGTGCATTACCTTTCTATTTTTTCAGAATTCACAATAGCTACATTGTCAATATCAATCATATTAGTCGAATCAATGTGAGCAAATCAAGTGTCTTTTTAAACAATGACCATCAAATCCCTTATTCAAGATCACATAAAGACACTATTGACATCATTATTGATAAAATTGAAAATTAA
- a CDS encoding ATP-binding protein has protein sequence MNKLYFILGLVIFLFSCEKKESEYDFSKNNILEDYNYKKLSKTKKEKYLDSIFKNISTKNDSIKINLLFNIASEYYFLDLNKKYLKVSRDILKLAIQKKDSFSIGRAYYYIGDAYEFKKNDSAYFYYKESENIYRKTKDLGRLAKVYYNKAHLLYYESNFIESEKQVSKALVCLINSNNYELLYMCHALQFGNLLELEDYENAYSYYKKAKIYLDKQKQKNANYSNFENYSTLLANDLATWYVKQKKYNEAVYTLNKIVNENLRKKNPYLYAVLLNNHSTNKMKANILKDVEKEKHYSLKYFTDNNLEKNNVYVFSDLADYYLIKKDTAKAVNFLYQTQKLAYKYEIGQEILKSLNTLSKIDIKNKDYYKDKYLQTNDSISKKQRISKETFSRIEYETSKVENENKVLTKKNLFLLISSIGIGFILLSIIFYKQIKAQKREFILLEEKKKAEKEIYQLFQDQQIEMLRMREREQNRIAKELHDGVMNQIYGVRLNLGMLNGFDEEEIKEKRLYYIEMLQKIEGEIREISHDLHGENKFEEIDFKSILEELTHSQNNLSRTIFESEIDPTISWDAISSIIKINIYRIAQELFQNTLKYANAAKCTFKITQSENELLIEVKDDGVGFNSDEAKNGIGYKNIRERIGTINGTIKLNSEINKGTEVTIKVLI, from the coding sequence TTGAATAAGTTATATTTTATTTTAGGACTAGTGATATTTCTTTTTTCATGCGAAAAAAAGGAAAGTGAATATGATTTTAGTAAAAATAATATACTAGAAGATTACAACTATAAAAAGTTATCTAAAACAAAAAAGGAAAAGTATTTAGATTCAATTTTTAAAAATATATCAACAAAAAATGATTCTATTAAAATTAATTTATTATTCAATATTGCTTCAGAATATTATTTTTTAGATTTAAATAAAAAATATTTAAAAGTATCCAGAGATATTTTAAAATTAGCAATACAAAAAAAAGATTCTTTCTCAATTGGACGTGCTTATTATTATATTGGTGATGCTTATGAATTTAAAAAAAATGACAGTGCTTATTTTTATTATAAAGAATCAGAAAATATTTACAGAAAAACAAAAGATTTAGGTAGACTTGCTAAAGTGTATTATAATAAGGCCCATTTATTATATTATGAAAGCAATTTCATTGAAAGCGAAAAACAAGTTTCAAAAGCTTTAGTATGTCTTATAAATTCAAATAACTATGAATTATTATACATGTGTCATGCCTTGCAATTCGGAAATTTATTAGAATTGGAAGATTATGAAAATGCATATAGTTATTATAAAAAAGCGAAAATTTATCTTGACAAACAAAAACAGAAAAATGCCAATTATTCAAATTTTGAAAATTATTCAACATTACTTGCAAATGATTTAGCAACTTGGTATGTAAAACAAAAAAAATACAATGAAGCCGTATACACTTTAAACAAAATTGTCAATGAAAACTTAAGAAAAAAAAATCCTTATTTATATGCTGTTTTGTTAAATAATCATTCGACAAACAAGATGAAAGCAAATATTTTAAAGGATGTTGAAAAAGAAAAGCATTATTCTCTTAAATATTTTACTGATAATAATTTAGAGAAAAATAATGTCTATGTTTTTAGTGATTTAGCTGATTATTATCTAATTAAAAAAGATACCGCTAAGGCAGTAAATTTTTTATATCAAACTCAAAAGTTAGCGTATAAATATGAAATTGGACAAGAAATCTTAAAATCTTTAAATACATTATCTAAAATAGATATAAAAAACAAAGATTATTATAAAGATAAATATTTACAAACCAATGATAGTATTTCGAAAAAACAAAGAATAAGTAAAGAAACATTTTCGAGAATTGAATACGAAACATCCAAAGTTGAAAATGAGAATAAGGTATTAACCAAGAAGAATTTATTTTTATTAATTAGTTCAATAGGTATAGGATTTATTTTGTTATCAATAATTTTTTACAAACAAATTAAGGCTCAAAAAAGAGAATTCATTTTACTAGAAGAAAAGAAAAAAGCTGAAAAAGAAATTTATCAACTATTTCAAGATCAACAAATAGAAATGCTTCGTATGCGAGAAAGAGAACAAAACAGAATCGCAAAAGAATTACACGACGGTGTTATGAATCAAATTTATGGTGTACGCTTAAATCTAGGAATGCTAAATGGATTTGATGAAGAGGAGATAAAGGAAAAAAGATTGTATTATATTGAAATGTTGCAAAAAATAGAGGGCGAAATTAGAGAGATTTCACATGATTTACATGGCGAAAATAAATTTGAAGAAATTGATTTCAAAAGTATATTGGAAGAATTAACGCATTCACAAAATAATTTATCCAGAACAATATTTGAAAGCGAAATTGACCCAACCATTTCTTGGGATGCTATTTCTAGTATTATAAAAATCAACATCTACAGAATTGCGCAAGAATTATTTCAAAATACGCTTAAATATGCTAACGCAGCAAAATGCACTTTTAAAATAACACAATCGGAAAATGAATTACTAATTGAAGTAAAAGATGATGGTGTTGGATTTAATTCAGATGAAGCAAAAAACGGAATTGGATATAAGAACATCCGGGAAAGAATTGGAACTATAAATGGAACTATTAAATTAAACTCTGAAATAAATAAAGGAACAGAAGTAACAATAAAAGTATTAATTTAA